From a single Nicotiana tomentosiformis chromosome 2, ASM39032v3, whole genome shotgun sequence genomic region:
- the LOC138905979 gene encoding uncharacterized protein has protein sequence MIPPIDIPVPPLSPASGHCVSDRDLREAIQILAQIVASQAQRSDVAPTSSSQLGDSTSSRVNRFLQLDPPVFTSIDPQEDPREFIDEMHKTLRVMRATETGGAELASYRLKGVAYSWFEIWEDSREEGSPPARWSEFADVFIDHFFPAETKASHATKFENLKQGSMSVWEYHMRFTRMSKYSIYMLPTVEARVRRFVQGLSPLVINEAATTALNFDMNYGKMVAFAQTIETRKLKNKMEQESNNKARSAGNFNGTSGGGGRTTFRGGSSGPS, from the coding sequence ATGATCcctccaattgatattccagttccaccatTATCCCCAGCTTCTGGTCATTGTGTATCTGATAGGGATCTTAGGGAAGCCATACAGAtattggctcagatagtggcttcccaggcccagagatcagatgttgcacccacttcttctagtcagctaggggattccactagttccagggtgaatagATTTCTCCAGttggaccctccagtgttcacaagTATTGATCCTCAGGAGGACCCCCGGGAGTTTATTGACGAGATGCACAAGACCCTCCGAGTTATGCGGGCTACTGAGACGGGGGGagcagagttggcctcctaccgcctgaaaggggtggcctattcttggtttgagatatgGGAGGATtctcgtgaggaggggagccctccggcgaggtggagtgagtttgccgatgtATTTATTGATCATTTTtttcctgccgagactaaggcatcCCATGCCACTAAGTTTGAGAACCTGAaacaaggtagcatgagtgtgtgggagtatcatatgagattcACACGCATGTCCAAATATTCCATCTACATGTTGCCTACtgtggaggctagagtgcgccggtttgtgcagggccttagccccttggttattaatgaggccgctacaactgccttgaattttgatatgaactatggtaagatggtggcatttgctcaaacCATAGAGACCCGCAAACTGAAGAATAAAATGGAGCAAGAGAGTAACAACAAGGCCCGGTCAGCGGGCAACTTCAATGGTActtctggtggtggtggtaggacaACTTTCAGGGGAGGTTCATCAGGGCCATCCTAG